In Spirosoma pollinicola, the genomic window CCTTCAGGGAACAGGTCTACCCTCCGATAAAATTAAACAGGCGGCACTAACCCAAAAACTGACTACACTAACGTTGACACCAACCGTTTCGCAAACGTCGACATCAGTGGCGAGCCAGATCAGTGAGAAAACGTTTACCGTTGCCGATAATTCATTACATGTTAAAGCGGTCACGCTGACCTTCGGAAAAGACGGATGCATTTTTAAACTAACAGACGATCAGGGCGATCATCAGGTGTTATGCGGTGTTGGTCGCTGGCGCGAGGGCACGACTACATTTTCTGTCGCTCCCCTGTCTCTAACGCCAACGGTAGTGCCAGGTGGGCCCGTCCGAAAGGTGGCCGGAAGCGGAAGCTGGCAGGATGCCAATACGTTTGTTATGATTTGGCGGTTCATCGAAACCGCTCACTATGACACCGTTACCTGCCGATATGGTAAAGAGGGCGTGCAGGTCGAATTTCAGAGTAGTTTGAGTATTCTGAATAAAACCAAAGACAAACGGCCAGTATTAGACGGGAAAATGGTGGCTTGATTTTTTGTCATTCTGACGAAGGAAGAATCTTAATGTATCCCCACTTCCAAACATGGATACGTTAAGATTCTTCCTTCGTCAGAATGACAAAAATCACCTACTGATGAACGTTTAAACAGATTCCTCAAGATTCTTCGTTACTCACCTTGACAAAACAAAGATTACAACAATTTATCCAGTGTAATCGGCAAATCCCGAACACGACGGCCCGTTGCGTGGAAAACGGCATTGGCAATGGCAGCGGGCAAACCCACAATACCAATTTCACCCAATCCCTTCACACCCAATGGGTTAACGATATCATCGTGTTCTTCGACAAAAATGACATCAAGATCATGAATATCGGCATTAACCGCTACATGGTATTCGGCCAGACTGTGGTTCATGAATCGTCCGAGATTATGATCCATTACACTTTCTTCTTCCAGGGCTTTGCTAATTCCCCAAACCATCCCCCCCAGAATCTGACTTCGGGCTGTTTTGGGGTTGATGATGCGTCCGGAGGCAACAGCCGTCACCACGCGATTCACTTTCACTGTGCCAAGCTCCTCATCGACCATCACCTCCACAAAAACGGCTGAGTGCGTACTACGGGTGTAATTCTTCTGTTTGAAAGCATTTGGCAATGCGCCTGTAATTTCCCGAATGGCTTTACCCCCATTTTGGTCAACGAGCGTTTGCAGCGAAATAGCCACCAACGGATCATTTTTTAAGCGCAGATGCTTGTCGGCAAACGTTACATCTTCCCATTTGACCCCTTTAAACGGCGAATCAGGCATCTTTTTTGCCAGCTTAAGTAACGATTTCCCCACTTCTTCACAAGCGGCCTTCACAGCAGAACCAACAGTGGCCGCCGTCCAGGAGCCTCCCGAAATAGGCGCTATCGGCATATCTGAATCCCCTAGTTTGAAGAGCACATCGCTCACGGGCATTCCGAGCGTATCGGCGGCAATCTGCGTCATAATCGTGTAGGTGCCGGTACCGATATCGGCGGTGGCGCTACTCACCCGCAGTTTGCCATTCACCATTAAAACGGCTTCGGCGCGTGCGGGCATCTGGTTTGCATCCCATATTCCAGTAGCCATCCCCCAACCAATGAGATTATGATCTTTCTTCATGGAGCGTGGTTCCGGGTTGCGACTGTTCCAGCCAAAGCGTTCGGCACCCTGCCGGAAACACTCCCGAAGCTCCTTACTCGAATAAGGACGTTTTTCGTTGTGGTCCATATCGGTATAGTTCTTCAACCGAAGCTGAAGTGGGTCCATACCGAGGTCATAGGCTAGTTCATCCATCGCTACTTCCAGCGCATGCATGCCCGTTACCCCACCCGGTGCGCGCATATCGAGCGGACTATATACATCCAGCGGCACCAGCTTATAGTCCATCTTTACGTTTTCTGTTGGATAAAGCTGTCCGCCCCAGTTAACGACCACTTCGGTATAATCTTCAAACTGCGACGTTTCGCCATATGCGTCATGATAGAGGGCATTCATTGTGCCATCTGCCAGTGCGCCCAGCGCGACATTCTGCACAGTTGCCGGACGATGCCCGAAGGTGAACATCTGCTGGCGTGTAAGCGAAACCCGCACCGATCGTTTCAGTTCACGAGCCGCCATCACCGCCATAAACAATTGATATTGAGGCCTTAATCCCGACCCAAAACCACCGCCCATGTAAGGCGAGAGCACCCGAACGTCTTTAAAAGGGATGTTGAATACCTGCGAAACGTACAGAATACTATTGGTTACGCCCTGCGTTTTATCATAAATCGTCAGTTTGCCACTTTTGTCATATGAAACCGTTGTGGCAAACAACTCCATCGGGTTGTGGTGCTCGGCGGCATGAACGTACCGCCCAGCCATTTTATTCGGGTCTTCATTATAGACCTTGTCAAAGTCGCCACGCGGTTTTGGCGGTGGTGGTTTCAGCAGGTCGGCGACACCATGTTTGGGTTTACGGGCTTTGTGCAGATTGGCTTCCAGGTCAGTTTCATGAGTAGCTTCTTCATACTCAACCCGAATTAACGTGGCCGCATAGCGTGCCAGTTCAAACGTTTCGGCAACGACCAACGCAATGGGTTGACCGCTGTATTTGATGGTGGCATTGTGCAATGGCCGAAACGGTGCCCCCGGTGGAGCATCCTGGTCTTTATAGCTTATGTCGAACCAGGCAAGTTTTGGCCGGTTTTCGTGCGTAAATACCTGCAAGACACCGTCGAGACCCAGTGCATCACTAGCGTCGAAGGATTTGATTTTACCCTTGGCAATAGCACTGGATACAACGACGCCATACGTTAAATCGGGCACGTTGAACTCAGCGGCATATTTGGCTTTGCCTGTTACCTTATCGACACCGTCGACACGGTTAATTGGTTTACCGATTGACCCGGTTATTAGTGGTGCGCTCATTCGGTTGGTTCGAGTTTAGCGGCTTGTCCCAACGCCCGTACAATAGCGCGTTTAGCCAGTTCGATTTTAAAAGTATTATGTCCAAATCCCTGTGCGCCAGCCAATAATATGTCGGCTGCTGCCTGGAAGTTTTCTTTCGTGGCCGGCTTACCAACCAACGCGGTTTCTGCTTCGGGTTTGCGCCAGGGTTTATGAGCTACTCCACCTAATGCAATTCGAGCCGT contains:
- a CDS encoding xanthine dehydrogenase family protein molybdopterin-binding subunit, whose protein sequence is MSAPLITGSIGKPINRVDGVDKVTGKAKYAAEFNVPDLTYGVVVSSAIAKGKIKSFDASDALGLDGVLQVFTHENRPKLAWFDISYKDQDAPPGAPFRPLHNATIKYSGQPIALVVAETFELARYAATLIRVEYEEATHETDLEANLHKARKPKHGVADLLKPPPPKPRGDFDKVYNEDPNKMAGRYVHAAEHHNPMELFATTVSYDKSGKLTIYDKTQGVTNSILYVSQVFNIPFKDVRVLSPYMGGGFGSGLRPQYQLFMAVMAARELKRSVRVSLTRQQMFTFGHRPATVQNVALGALADGTMNALYHDAYGETSQFEDYTEVVVNWGGQLYPTENVKMDYKLVPLDVYSPLDMRAPGGVTGMHALEVAMDELAYDLGMDPLQLRLKNYTDMDHNEKRPYSSKELRECFRQGAERFGWNSRNPEPRSMKKDHNLIGWGMATGIWDANQMPARAEAVLMVNGKLRVSSATADIGTGTYTIMTQIAADTLGMPVSDVLFKLGDSDMPIAPISGGSWTAATVGSAVKAACEEVGKSLLKLAKKMPDSPFKGVKWEDVTFADKHLRLKNDPLVAISLQTLVDQNGGKAIREITGALPNAFKQKNYTRSTHSAVFVEVMVDEELGTVKVNRVVTAVASGRIINPKTARSQILGGMVWGISKALEEESVMDHNLGRFMNHSLAEYHVAVNADIHDLDVIFVEEHDDIVNPLGVKGLGEIGIVGLPAAIANAVFHATGRRVRDLPITLDKLL